The following are from one region of the candidate division KSB1 bacterium genome:
- a CDS encoding Ppx/GppA family phosphatase — protein MTPQEKRGGAVRMASIDLGTNTFLLLVAEHQDGRLMPVCERETIVRLGKEVDAAGNLQAGAIQRGLACLQEYLRLARAHGATRIIAVGTSALRDAGNRAEFLQRVQAETGLQVHIISGETEARLTYLGALSNQRGLAEPIAVMDIGGGSTEIVTGTHEVIHSARSADIGSVRLTERFLHSDPVTAAEVAAVRQQARQAMRAVWPRNEFDKIRSLVGTAGTLTTLAAMAQQLAEYDPARIAGFVLSKKTLHSMVAQLSGLTITQRKKLPGLAPARADVILAGALILETFMEVYDFDEILVSDRGLRYGVLLGFDKQEGSGREAA, from the coding sequence ATGACGCCACAGGAAAAAAGGGGCGGCGCGGTGCGAATGGCGAGTATCGACCTCGGCACCAACACTTTTCTTTTATTGGTCGCCGAGCATCAGGACGGCCGTCTCATGCCGGTGTGTGAGCGGGAGACGATTGTTCGCCTCGGCAAAGAGGTGGATGCCGCCGGCAACTTGCAGGCGGGGGCCATACAGCGCGGGCTGGCGTGCCTGCAGGAATATCTGCGCCTGGCGCGCGCACATGGTGCCACGCGCATCATCGCGGTCGGTACCAGCGCCCTGCGTGACGCCGGCAACCGGGCGGAGTTTTTGCAGCGCGTGCAGGCGGAAACCGGTCTGCAGGTGCACATCATCTCCGGGGAAACCGAGGCACGCTTGACTTATCTCGGTGCCCTCTCCAACCAGCGGGGTCTGGCTGAGCCAATCGCAGTCATGGACATCGGCGGTGGCAGCACGGAAATCGTGACCGGCACCCATGAAGTGATTCACAGCGCCCGCAGCGCAGACATTGGCTCGGTGCGGCTCACCGAGCGCTTTCTGCACAGCGATCCGGTGACCGCCGCGGAGGTGGCGGCAGTGCGGCAGCAGGCACGGCAAGCGATGCGCGCCGTGTGGCCGCGCAACGAGTTCGACAAAATTCGCAGCCTGGTTGGCACCGCCGGCACCCTCACCACGCTGGCGGCCATGGCGCAGCAATTGGCGGAATATGATCCGGCCAGGATCGCAGGCTTCGTGTTGAGCAAAAAAACACTGCACAGTATGGTGGCGCAACTCTCGGGACTCACCATTACACAGCGCAAAAAACTCCCGGGGCTCGCCCCCGCCCGTGCCGATGTCATCCTCGCCGGCGCATTGATTTTGGAAACGTTCATGGAGGTTTATGATTTCGATGAGATCCTCGTGAGTGACCGCGGCCTGCGCTACGGTGTGCTGCTGGGATTTGACAAGCAGGAGGGATCCGGCAGGGAGGCAGCCTGA
- the acpS gene encoding holo-ACP synthase — protein MICGIGIDLVEIPRLAALLQRWPQRFPHKVFTREEIAYCEGRGRRAASYAARFAAKEAFAKALGTGWSEHFLWKEFAVCNDADGRPRAVLSPRLQTRLQDITVHVSLSHADYFATAVVILEKPDRLA, from the coding sequence GTGATTTGCGGTATCGGCATCGACCTGGTTGAAATTCCGCGCTTGGCGGCGCTGTTGCAACGCTGGCCGCAGCGCTTCCCGCACAAGGTTTTCACCCGCGAGGAAATCGCCTATTGTGAGGGCCGCGGCCGGCGAGCTGCCTCCTATGCCGCACGTTTTGCCGCCAAGGAGGCCTTCGCCAAAGCCCTGGGCACCGGCTGGAGCGAACATTTTCTGTGGAAAGAGTTTGCCGTGTGCAATGATGCGGACGGCAGGCCGCGCGCAGTGTTGAGTCCCCGTCTGCAAACACGGCTGCAGGACATCACGGTTCATGTCTCGCTTTCCCATGCCGATTACTTTGCCACCGCCGTGGTAATTTTGGAAAAACCGGACAGACTTGCCTGA
- a CDS encoding NAD(P)H-hydrate dehydratase, translating into MTFSERLSTLPPVVSAQEMQAVDAYTIGTLGLPGRVLMENAGRATFEVIRRRWQPLAGKHAAIFCGKGNNGGDGLVVARLLGEAGVKCETFLLGEPEDLRGDAAANYGLLTTLGHPIQVLRTGDRLPALAGSDFVIDALLGTGVRGPLSGLLADTVVHLNHSGRPIVAVDLPTGMNADTGAVAGPCIRASVTVTFGARKSGLLFSPGREHTGELVVADIGFPRRAYQQAHCRTYWLDPDAMPAWLPQRSPDAFKNRVGQILVIAGSAGFGGAARLAATAALRAGAGLVVLAAPLSLLPSLESATAEVIKLPLPEQEGRIAPGAFEMLRERLAWAGVVALGPGLGIAPATASLVRQILANYDKTVVLDADGLNVLADDPAALRSSRATLILTPHPGELRRLWPAAQNEHPLVAARQAAAAFGQIVVLKGAPTVIALPSQEVLINSTGNAGMATGGSGDVLTGVIAGLAGQGLEPERAAALGVFLHGRAGDLACARLGMWSMLAGDILAHLAPAFLETSSPRRA; encoded by the coding sequence ATGACTTTTTCCGAACGTCTTTCCACCCTGCCGCCGGTGGTTTCCGCACAGGAAATGCAGGCCGTGGATGCCTACACCATCGGCACGCTTGGCCTGCCCGGCCGGGTGCTGATGGAGAATGCCGGCCGCGCCACGTTTGAAGTGATTCGCCGGCGCTGGCAGCCGCTGGCGGGCAAACACGCCGCCATATTCTGCGGCAAGGGCAACAACGGTGGTGATGGCTTGGTGGTGGCGCGTTTACTCGGTGAAGCCGGCGTAAAGTGCGAGACTTTTTTGTTGGGCGAACCGGAAGATTTGCGCGGTGATGCCGCAGCCAATTACGGGTTGCTCACCACGCTCGGCCACCCAATCCAGGTGTTGCGGACTGGCGACCGGTTGCCCGCGCTCGCCGGCAGTGATTTCGTGATTGACGCACTGCTCGGCACCGGGGTGCGCGGCCCTCTCTCCGGCCTGCTCGCCGACACCGTCGTTCATCTCAATCACAGCGGCCGTCCGATTGTCGCAGTCGATTTGCCCACCGGCATGAATGCCGACACGGGTGCGGTGGCAGGCCCGTGCATTCGCGCCAGCGTCACCGTCACCTTCGGTGCCCGCAAATCCGGGCTGCTGTTTTCCCCCGGCCGTGAACACACCGGCGAGCTGGTGGTTGCAGACATCGGCTTTCCCCGCCGGGCTTATCAGCAAGCACACTGTCGCACCTACTGGCTCGATCCGGACGCCATGCCAGCCTGGTTGCCCCAGCGGTCGCCGGATGCGTTCAAGAATCGCGTGGGCCAGATTCTGGTCATTGCCGGTTCCGCGGGCTTCGGCGGCGCAGCCCGTCTGGCCGCGACCGCTGCTCTCCGCGCCGGTGCCGGCTTGGTGGTACTTGCAGCACCGCTGTCGTTGCTGCCCAGTCTGGAGTCCGCCACGGCCGAGGTGATCAAGCTGCCGCTGCCAGAGCAGGAAGGCAGGATCGCGCCGGGCGCCTTTGAAATGCTGCGCGAGCGTCTGGCGTGGGCCGGGGTGGTGGCACTCGGGCCGGGTTTGGGCATCGCGCCGGCGACCGCCAGTTTGGTCAGGCAGATTCTGGCGAACTACGACAAAACCGTGGTGCTCGATGCCGACGGGTTGAATGTGCTGGCGGACGATCCTGCCGCGCTGCGCAGCAGCCGCGCCACGCTCATTCTCACGCCGCATCCCGGCGAGCTCAGGCGTTTGTGGCCGGCGGCACAGAATGAGCATCCCCTGGTTGCGGCACGGCAGGCGGCAGCGGCGTTCGGGCAGATTGTGGTTCTGAAGGGTGCGCCCACGGTCATCGCGTTGCCGTCGCAGGAGGTCTTGATCAATTCCACCGGCAATGCCGGCATGGCCACCGGTGGCAGCGGCGACGTGCTCACTGGCGTGATCGCCGGCCTCGCCGGTCAAGGCCTGGAACCGGAACGGGCGGCGGCGTTGGGAGTGTTTTTGCATGGCCGCGCCGGTGATCTGGCCTGCGCCAGGCTGGGGATGTGGAGCATGCTGGCCGGTGACATTCTTGCCCATCTCGCGCCGGCCTTCCTGGAGACCAGCAGTCCCCGGCGCGCATGA
- a CDS encoding TrkA family potassium uptake protein, producing MRSFAVIGLSSFGYHLCKHLADLGAPVLAIDVDEEKIEDIKPFVQKAVVADAKDKEVLRSLGLEDFDVVVVTVGEPIEASILITLYLRELGVKEIIAKVITEDHAKILDKLGASSVVFPERDMAKRLAYTLRRSILLDYVSLGEGYGIVEMGAPSEWLGKPLAALDVRRRYNVQIIVIKDVLSDKVIIIPGGDHVIKDSDVLVMVGREEDLEKVEKL from the coding sequence ATGCGCAGTTTCGCAGTCATCGGATTGAGCAGCTTCGGCTATCATTTGTGCAAACACCTGGCTGACCTGGGCGCGCCGGTGCTGGCGATCGATGTCGATGAAGAGAAGATCGAGGACATCAAGCCTTTTGTCCAGAAAGCGGTAGTGGCCGATGCCAAGGACAAAGAGGTGCTGCGCAGCCTGGGTCTGGAGGATTTCGATGTGGTGGTGGTGACGGTGGGCGAACCCATTGAAGCCAGCATCCTGATCACGCTCTATCTGCGCGAGCTGGGTGTGAAGGAGATCATTGCCAAAGTCATCACCGAGGATCACGCCAAGATTCTGGACAAACTCGGCGCTTCCAGCGTGGTCTTCCCCGAGCGTGACATGGCCAAGCGGCTCGCCTACACCCTGCGGCGCTCGATCCTGCTCGACTATGTCTCTCTGGGCGAAGGCTACGGCATTGTGGAAATGGGCGCCCCCTCCGAGTGGCTCGGCAAGCCGCTGGCCGCGCTCGATGTGCGCCGGCGCTACAACGTGCAGATCATCGTCATCAAAGACGTGTTGTCGGACAAGGTCATCATCATTCCGGGTGGTGATCACGTCATCAAGGACAGCGACGTGCTGGTGATGGTGGGCCGCGAAGAAGATTTGGAAAAGGTCGAGAAACTGTGA
- a CDS encoding M28 family peptidase, which produces MTGKRLLGLALGLGLVAIALTMAVFFQQREPELIVPAFDGSRAYALLRQQCAFGPRVPGSAAHEQTAAFLIAELQKYADHVVTQSFEHTPPRLRQTVKLTNIIAGFRLQAGRRVLLCAHWDSRPWADEEPDSSRHQEPVLGANDGASGVAVLLEVARVLKGNPPPVGVDIVLFDGEDFGTPGDSRSYAIGAQHFARTKLAGYHPLFGILLDMVGDRELEIFQEGNSVRHARAVVDRVWNLASRLGVREFVPRLRHEVFDDHVPLLEAGVPVINIIDFDYPHWHTLADTPDKCSAASLEKVGRVVLAAVYHVE; this is translated from the coding sequence TTGACCGGCAAACGACTCCTCGGCCTGGCGCTCGGGCTGGGACTGGTGGCCATCGCACTCACGATGGCCGTTTTCTTTCAGCAGCGTGAACCGGAGCTGATCGTGCCGGCGTTTGACGGCAGCCGCGCCTATGCACTGTTGCGGCAGCAATGCGCGTTTGGCCCGCGGGTGCCCGGCAGTGCTGCGCACGAGCAGACCGCCGCTTTTCTCATTGCCGAATTGCAGAAATATGCCGATCATGTCGTCACCCAATCGTTTGAGCACACCCCGCCCCGTCTCAGACAAACCGTAAAGCTCACCAACATCATCGCCGGCTTTCGTCTCCAGGCCGGACGGCGGGTGTTGTTGTGCGCGCATTGGGATTCACGGCCGTGGGCGGATGAGGAGCCGGATTCGAGCCGGCACCAGGAGCCGGTTTTGGGCGCCAATGACGGCGCCTCCGGGGTGGCAGTGTTGCTGGAAGTCGCACGCGTGCTGAAGGGAAACCCTCCGCCGGTCGGTGTCGACATCGTGTTGTTCGACGGTGAGGATTTCGGCACGCCCGGTGATTCGCGCAGCTATGCCATTGGTGCACAGCATTTTGCCCGCACCAAACTGGCGGGCTACCACCCGCTGTTCGGCATTCTGCTGGACATGGTCGGCGATCGCGAGCTGGAAATTTTTCAAGAAGGCAACTCTGTACGCCATGCCCGCGCCGTGGTTGATCGGGTGTGGAATCTGGCCAGCCGCCTTGGCGTTCGCGAGTTTGTGCCGCGTCTGCGCCACGAAGTTTTCGATGATCACGTGCCCCTGCTGGAAGCCGGCGTCCCGGTGATCAATATCATCGACTTTGATTATCCCCATTGGCACACGCTTGCCGATACGCCCGACAAGTGCAGCGCTGCCAGCCTGGAGAAGGTTGGCAGAGTCGTGTTGGCCGCGGTCTACCATGTCGAGTGA
- a CDS encoding DUF4390 domain-containing protein has protein sequence MAPLVWVVHLCLTAAAGAQEPRITIDTVRVASGRLVVDFHVDSLLTSRLLAGMQRGLTSAARFRVQLWRKSGWFFNALVAEREFQVKSAFAPWEGKYLLQSATERRLTKALAVVRAGWEEHRGLVLADSAQLRREAPHYLVIEIVCEPVSRESLQEIRGWLAGEFKGLQPDTTAAAAAPRGGWRFRLLDTVVDLTGFGARVTSMKSRSFWVAENNRIIFTE, from the coding sequence GTGGCTCCTCTCGTCTGGGTTGTGCACCTCTGTTTGACTGCGGCCGCCGGTGCACAGGAGCCACGCATCACGATCGACACCGTGCGCGTGGCCTCCGGCAGGCTGGTGGTTGATTTTCATGTGGACAGCCTGCTGACCAGCCGGTTGCTGGCCGGTATGCAGCGCGGCCTCACTTCGGCAGCGCGCTTTCGCGTGCAGCTCTGGCGCAAGTCGGGCTGGTTCTTCAATGCGCTGGTGGCGGAGCGGGAGTTTCAGGTCAAATCGGCGTTCGCGCCCTGGGAGGGCAAATACCTGCTGCAGTCGGCGACGGAGCGGCGTTTGACCAAAGCGCTGGCCGTGGTGCGCGCGGGGTGGGAGGAGCACCGCGGCCTGGTGCTGGCGGATTCCGCGCAACTGCGCAGGGAAGCGCCACATTATCTCGTCATCGAAATCGTTTGCGAGCCGGTGTCCCGGGAATCGTTGCAGGAGATCCGCGGCTGGCTGGCAGGCGAATTCAAGGGGCTGCAACCGGACACCACGGCGGCAGCGGCAGCGCCGCGGGGCGGCTGGCGCTTCCGCTTACTCGACACGGTGGTTGATCTCACCGGCTTCGGCGCACGGGTGACTTCGATGAAATCCCGATCCTTTTGGGTGGCGGAAAACAACCGCATCATTTTCACAGAATGA
- a CDS encoding DUF2784 family protein produces MILLIHAVGVGLTVAGMVALVTGRFRERRRLDVFFWLFMPACLGQGISLLLTSGCFLTEWEHALRIQANAGTNDAATFLEKYPPFLPAALIRAVPVLSLAAMIGGIV; encoded by the coding sequence GTGATTTTGCTCATTCATGCCGTCGGGGTGGGCCTGACGGTCGCCGGCATGGTTGCGCTCGTGACCGGCCGCTTCCGGGAGCGGCGCCGCCTGGATGTTTTTTTCTGGCTCTTCATGCCCGCGTGTCTCGGTCAAGGCATCTCCCTTCTCCTGACCAGCGGCTGTTTTTTGACCGAGTGGGAGCACGCGCTGCGGATACAGGCCAATGCCGGCACCAACGATGCGGCGACGTTTTTGGAAAAATACCCGCCCTTTTTGCCGGCCGCGCTGATCCGCGCCGTGCCGGTGCTCAGTCTGGCTGCCATGATTGGGGGGATAGTGTAA
- a CDS encoding TrkH family potassium uptake protein, whose protein sequence is MNSSPSVWQREFLRLSQQLPSEWLLRWRSWQRRLGPARILVASFAGLILVGAFLLTLPAASTGESPGFVDALFTATSATCVTGLTVVDTGTTFSRFGQIVILVLIQLGGLGLMTFSTLLLYLLGGGRLSLSSRDLLQETFSQGPVQNLKALLKTIFLATFTIELVGAMLLTLRFMRDLPSSTAVYHGIFHAISAFCNAGFALYSDNLEKYRGDLLVNVTITSLIIIGGLGFVVIFEINRRLRNDSRTPSLHVRLVLRTTAWLIACGAAAILLLEMNNTMAGLPWETRLLTSYFQSVTARTAGFNTLNIGSLSDATLFILIILMFIGASPGSCGGGIKTTTAAVLLALIRSRFGNEENVHLLYRRIPNDVLARAISVVFFASVLIALFTFLLLLSETGGMGHQQTRGLFLELFFETTSAFGTVGLSTGITPKLTPFGRILIIMVMFIGRLGPLTVALAVGPQAKTRFTYARENVLVG, encoded by the coding sequence ATGAACTCTTCGCCAAGCGTCTGGCAGCGTGAATTCCTGCGCCTGAGTCAGCAGCTCCCGAGTGAGTGGCTGCTGCGCTGGCGCAGTTGGCAACGCCGCCTCGGACCGGCACGCATTCTGGTCGCCAGTTTTGCCGGATTGATCCTGGTTGGCGCATTTTTGTTGACGCTGCCGGCGGCTTCCACCGGAGAGTCCCCGGGGTTTGTCGACGCGCTCTTCACCGCCACCTCCGCCACCTGCGTCACCGGCTTGACCGTGGTCGATACCGGCACAACTTTTTCGCGTTTCGGCCAGATCGTCATTTTGGTGTTGATTCAGCTTGGCGGTTTGGGGTTGATGACGTTCTCCACGCTGCTGCTCTACCTCCTGGGTGGCGGCCGGCTCTCGCTCAGCAGCCGGGATCTCTTGCAGGAAACCTTCAGCCAGGGCCCGGTGCAAAATCTCAAGGCGCTGCTGAAAACGATTTTTCTTGCAACGTTCACCATCGAGCTGGTGGGGGCGATGCTGCTGACGCTGCGTTTTATGAGGGATTTGCCCAGCAGCACCGCGGTTTATCACGGCATTTTTCATGCAATCTCCGCCTTCTGCAATGCCGGTTTCGCCCTCTACAGCGACAATCTCGAAAAATACCGCGGTGATTTGCTGGTTAATGTCACCATTACCTCGCTCATCATCATCGGTGGATTGGGGTTCGTGGTGATCTTCGAGATCAACCGCCGGCTGCGCAATGACAGCCGCACCCCCTCCCTGCATGTCCGCCTGGTGTTGCGCACCACCGCCTGGCTCATTGCTTGCGGTGCCGCGGCCATCCTGCTGCTGGAAATGAACAATACCATGGCCGGGCTTCCCTGGGAGACGCGGCTGCTGACCAGCTATTTCCAGTCCGTCACCGCGCGCACCGCCGGCTTCAACACGCTCAATATTGGCAGCCTGTCGGATGCGACGCTGTTCATCCTGATCATCCTCATGTTCATTGGTGCCTCCCCCGGCTCCTGCGGCGGCGGGATCAAAACCACCACGGCCGCGGTGCTGCTCGCCCTCATTCGTTCGCGTTTTGGCAACGAAGAGAACGTGCATTTGCTCTATCGCCGCATCCCCAATGATGTGCTGGCCCGGGCAATCTCCGTCGTGTTCTTTGCCAGCGTGCTGATCGCACTCTTCACCTTCCTGCTGTTGCTTTCGGAGACCGGCGGCATGGGCCACCAGCAAACCCGCGGCCTCTTCCTGGAGCTGTTCTTCGAAACCACCTCGGCTTTTGGCACGGTCGGCCTGTCAACCGGCATCACGCCCAAACTCACGCCCTTCGGCCGCATTCTGATCATCATGGTCATGTTCATCGGCCGCCTGGGTCCGTTGACGGTGGCACTGGCGGTGGGGCCGCAGGCCAAAACCCGCTTCACCTATGCCCGGGAGAATGTTTTGGTGGGATGA
- a CDS encoding VanZ family protein: protein MNNRSGWCSFWQNYRAPLLWAAVLFVQSSIPDWDPPVRLTRWDDKWAHVLLYLPLGFLLLGALARARAGRSRATLLLLTFILGTLYGISDEMHQHFVPGRHMDWRDAVADSLGVMAGGWLHLKLSSGLISGGAGHSGKPWQRVLRKLIFPEPLLSGEESRPVK from the coding sequence ATGAACAACCGTTCCGGATGGTGCAGCTTTTGGCAGAATTACCGGGCGCCGCTGCTGTGGGCAGCCGTCCTGTTTGTCCAATCTTCCATTCCCGATTGGGATCCGCCGGTCCGGCTGACCAGGTGGGACGACAAATGGGCACACGTTCTGCTTTATCTGCCATTGGGTTTTTTACTGCTCGGTGCGCTGGCGCGCGCCCGTGCGGGCCGGAGCCGCGCCACTTTGCTGCTGTTGACCTTCATCCTCGGCACCCTCTATGGCATTTCCGATGAAATGCACCAGCATTTCGTTCCCGGCCGGCACATGGATTGGCGGGATGCCGTCGCTGACAGTCTGGGGGTAATGGCGGGGGGATGGTTGCATCTCAAGCTGAGCAGTGGCCTGATTTCCGGTGGAGCCGGCCATTCCGGCAAGCCGTGGCAGCGCGTGCTGCGCAAACTCATTTTCCCGGAACCGCTTCTGTCAGGGGAGGAGAGCCGGCCGGTGAAGTGA
- a CDS encoding sigma-70 family RNA polymerase sigma factor yields MATKKSDAPLIARALAGDQKAYAELMARHRGPLYNLLHNMVHNREEAEDLLQEAFMKAFAALHTFNREFAFSTWLYKIAINTTIDHLRKKKLQTYSLDKPIQSSEGELKREYADVHAITDNELLSTEKSSLIAQAIAELPPRYREAIILRHTEEKSYEEIAQITGVPLGTVKARIFRAREMLKHKLKGKLLV; encoded by the coding sequence ATGGCGACCAAAAAATCCGATGCACCCCTGATTGCAAGAGCCCTGGCCGGCGATCAAAAAGCCTATGCCGAGCTGATGGCGCGGCATCGCGGCCCGCTCTACAATTTGCTCCACAATATGGTGCACAATCGTGAAGAGGCCGAGGATCTGCTGCAGGAAGCTTTCATGAAGGCCTTCGCCGCACTGCACACCTTCAACAGGGAATTTGCCTTCTCCACCTGGCTCTACAAAATCGCCATCAACACCACCATCGATCACCTGCGCAAGAAGAAGCTGCAAACCTACTCGCTCGACAAGCCCATCCAGTCCAGCGAAGGTGAATTGAAGCGCGAGTATGCCGACGTGCACGCCATCACCGACAACGAGCTGTTGTCCACCGAGAAATCGTCCCTGATCGCGCAGGCCATCGCCGAGCTCCCCCCTCGTTACCGCGAAGCCATCATTCTGCGCCACACCGAGGAGAAATCCTACGAAGAAATCGCCCAGATCACCGGCGTGCCGCTCGGCACGGTAAAAGCGCGCATCTTTCGCGCCCGCGAAATGCTCAAGCACAAGCTCAAGGGCAAATTGCTGGTGTGA
- a CDS encoding 2-hydroxyacid dehydrogenase — MRVAFFSAKPYDRQFFTAANRKYGHDLQFFESRLTPETCSLAVNAPAVCAFVNDQLDAAVLPVLAGQGVQLLALRSAGFNHVDLNLAQQLGLVVARVPAYSPHAVAEHTVALMLVLNRKIHRAYARVREGNFALEGLLGFDLHNRTIGIIGTGRIGATVARIMAGFGCRLLAHDPLTNPACLALGARYVDLPELLGASDVVTLHCPLMPATRHLINAQSLQHFKPGAMLINTSRGALIDTRAVIQALKRGTIGALGLDVYEEEADMFFEDLSNQVIQDDVFARLLTFPNVIITGHQAFFTREALANIADTTLANLSEFEKTGQCRHAVTPSLVRK; from the coding sequence GTGCGCGTCGCTTTTTTCAGCGCCAAGCCTTATGATCGTCAGTTTTTTACCGCCGCCAACCGGAAATATGGCCATGATTTGCAATTTTTCGAATCCCGCCTGACCCCGGAAACCTGCTCTTTGGCGGTTAATGCCCCGGCGGTTTGTGCCTTTGTCAATGATCAACTCGATGCCGCCGTGTTGCCTGTGCTGGCCGGACAGGGTGTGCAGCTGCTGGCGTTGCGCAGTGCCGGTTTCAATCATGTGGATCTGAACCTGGCACAGCAGCTTGGCCTCGTGGTGGCGCGCGTGCCGGCTTATTCGCCCCATGCCGTGGCGGAACACACCGTGGCGTTGATGCTCGTCTTGAATCGCAAGATTCATCGCGCCTACGCCCGCGTGCGCGAAGGCAATTTTGCGCTGGAGGGCCTGCTGGGATTCGATTTGCACAACCGCACGATCGGCATCATCGGCACCGGCAGAATCGGTGCCACCGTGGCACGGATCATGGCGGGTTTTGGCTGCCGCCTGCTGGCACACGATCCCCTTACCAATCCCGCGTGCCTCGCGCTCGGCGCACGCTATGTCGATCTGCCCGAGTTGCTGGGCGCCTCCGACGTGGTTACCCTGCATTGTCCACTCATGCCGGCGACCCGCCACCTCATCAACGCGCAGTCGTTGCAGCATTTCAAGCCGGGTGCCATGCTGATCAACACCAGCCGTGGCGCTCTGATCGATACCCGGGCTGTCATTCAAGCCCTGAAGCGCGGCACCATTGGCGCACTCGGCCTGGATGTCTATGAAGAAGAAGCCGACATGTTTTTCGAAGATCTCTCCAATCAGGTGATTCAGGATGATGTCTTCGCCCGGCTGTTGACTTTTCCCAACGTCATCATCACCGGCCACCAGGCCTTCTTCACCCGGGAGGCGTTGGCCAACATTGCCGACACCACCCTTGCCAATCTCTCGGAATTCGAGAAAACCGGCCAGTGCCGCCATGCGGTGACGCCGTCCCTGGTCAGGAAGTGA